One segment of Urocitellus parryii isolate mUroPar1 chromosome 5, mUroPar1.hap1, whole genome shotgun sequence DNA contains the following:
- the LOC144254971 gene encoding olfactory receptor 6C2-like — translation MRNHTVTTFILLGLTDDPQLKVVIFIFLFLTYMLSITGNLAIISLTFLDAGLKTAMYFFLQNFSFLEISFTTACIPRYLYSLSTGDKTITYDSCIIQIFFTDIFGVTEFFLLATMSYDRYIAICKPLHYVTIMNTRVCRRLILCCWTAALLVILTPLSLGLNLEFCNSTVIDHFVCDAEPILKISCTETWLIEQMVIICAVLTFIMTLICVVLSYVYIIKTILQFPSAQQRKRAFSTCSSHMIVVSITYGSCIFIYVKPSAKDSMTINKGVTILFTSVSPMLNPFIYTLRNKQVKQAFKDSVKRIALFLNK, via the coding sequence ATGAGAAATCACACAGTAACAACATTTATCCTGCTGGGACTGACAGATGACCCACAACTGAAGGTCGtgattttcatctttctctttctcacctACATGCTGAGTATAACGGGGAACCTGGCAATCATCTCCCTCACCTTCCTGGATGCAGGCCTCAAAACTGCCATGTACTTTTTTCTACAAAACTTCTCCTTCTTAGAAATCTCATTCACAACTGCTTGTATTCCCAGATACTTGTACAGCTTATCAACAGGGGATAAGACCATCACATATGACAGTTGTATCATTCAGATATTTTTCACTGATATCTTTGGTGTAACAGAATTTTTTCTCCTCGCCACCATGTCCTATGACCGATACATAGCTATCTGCAAACCTCTACACTATGTGACCATCATGAACACCAGGGTCTGCAGAAGACTCATCCTTTGTTGCTGGACAGCTGCTTTGTTGGTCATACTCACACCACTTAGCCTGGGCCTGAATCTGGAATTCTGCAACTCTACTGTTATTGACCATTTTGTCTGTGATGCAGAACCCATCCTAAAAATCTCATGCACAGAAACATGGCTCATAGAGCAGATGGTTATAATTTGTGCTGTGTTAACTTTTATCATGACTCTCATATGTGTAGTTCTATCCTATGTATACATCATTAAGACTATTCTGCAATTCCCTTCTGCCCAACAAAGGAAAAGGGCATTTTCTACCTGTTCTTCCCATATGATTGTGGTCTCCATAACCTATGGGAGCTGTATCTTCATCTATGTTAAGCCTTCAGCAAAAGATTCAATGACTATTAATAAGGGGGTAACAATCCTTTTTACATCCGTCAGTCCCATGTTGAACCCCTTCATTTATACACTGAGAAACAAGCAAGTAAAACAGGCCTTCAAGGACTCAGTCAAAAGAATTGCATTGTTCTTAAATAAGTAA
- the LOC144254959 gene encoding olfactory receptor 6C2-like — protein MKNYTITTFILLGLTDDPQLQIPIFAFLFLTYMLSITGNLTIISLTLLDPHLKTPMYFFLQNFALLEISFTSACIPRYLYNIVTGDRSITYNICVVQVFFTDIFGVIEFFLLAIMSYDRYVAICKPLHYVTIMSHRVCRKLVLCCWMAGLLIILPPLTLFLNLKFCDSNVIDYFFCDASPILKISCSDTWLIEQLVIVCAVLTFILTLVCVVLSYIYIIKTILGFPSAQQRKRAFSTCSSHMIVVSITYGSCIFIYVKPSAKESVAINKVVTVLMTSIAPMLNPFIYTLRNKQVRQAFSDSLKKLALISKRKECGQI, from the coding sequence ATGAAAAACTATACAATAACAACTTTCATTCTGTTGGGACTAACAGATGACCCTCAACTTCAGATTCCaatttttgcatttctatttctcACTTACATGTTGAGTATAACTGGGAATCTGACCATCATATCCCTTACTTTATTGGACCCCCACCTTAAAAcacccatgtactttttcctaCAAAATTTTGCCCTATTAGAAATTTCATTTACATCTGCTTGTATCCCTAGATATTTGTACAACATAGTAACCGGTGACAGGTCCATTACTTATAATATTTGTGTCGTTCAAGTGTTTTTTACTGACATCTTTGGAGTAATAGAATTTTTTCTTCTGGCCATCATGTCCTATGATCGCTACGTGGCCATCTGCAAACCCCTGCATTATGTCACCATCATGAGCCACAGAGTCTGCAGGAAGCTTGTCCTCTGCTGTTGGATGGCTGGTTTGTTGATAATACTCCCACCACTTACTCTCTTcctaaatttgaaattttgtgattcaaatgttattgattattttttctgtgaTGCATCTCCTATCTTGAAGATTTCATGCTCGGACACATGGCTCATAGAGCAGTTAGTGATTGTTTGTGCTGTGCTGACCTTCATTCTGACCCTTGTGTGCGTTGTTCTGTCCTACATATACATCATCAAGACTATTCTAGGATTCCCCTCTGCCCAGCAAAGAAAAAGGGCCTTTTCCACTTGTTCTTCTCACATGATTGTGGTATCCATCACCTATGGAAGCTGTATCTTCATCTATGTCAAACCTTCAGCAAAGGAATCTGTAGCTATCAATAAGGTTGTGACAGTGCTAATGACATCCATTGCTCCCATGCTGAACCCATTCATTTACACTCTGAGAAACAAACAGGTGAGACAAGCTTTCAGTGATTCCTTAAAAAAACTTGCTTTAATCTCAAAGAGGAAAGAATGTGgtcaaatatag
- the LOC113189540 gene encoding olfactory receptor 6C6-like yields the protein MKNQSMEIEFILLGLTDDPQIQIVIFLFLFLNYSLSLMGNLIIILLTLLDPRLKTPMYFFLRNFSFLEVIFTTVCIPRFLITIVNGDKTISYNNCVAQLFFFLLLGVTEFYLLAAMSYDRYVAICKPLHYPVIMNSRVCYLLVLSSWATGFLIIFPPLVMGLKLDFCASKIIDHFMCETSPILQISCTNTHVLEMMSLVLAVLTLVITLVLVILSYACIVRTILKFPSAQQRTKAFSTCTSHMIVVSMTYGSCIFMYIKPSAKERVTVSKGVALLYTSVAPLLNPFIYTLRNQQVKEVFWDVLHKILCFSKNKI from the coding sequence atgaagaaccaATCAATGGAAATAGAGTTCATTCTGTTAGGACTGACAGATGATCCACAAATTCaaattgtgatttttctgtttctatttctcaACTACTCATTGAGCCTAATGGGGAACTTAATCATTATCCTTCTCACTCTACTGGATCCTCGCCTCAAGACTCCCATGTATTTCTTTCTCCgtaatttctcctttttggaAGTCATATTCACAACAGTGTGTATTCCCAGATTCTTGATAACCATTGTGAATGGAGACAAAACCATTTCTTATAATAACTGTGTagctcaattattttttttccttttactgggAGTTACAGAGTTTtacctcctggctgccatgtcctatgaccgctatgtCGCCATCTGCAAACCTCTGCATTACCCAGTCATTATGAACAGCAGAGTGTGCTACTTACTGGTGCTCAGCTCCTGGGCAACTGGATTCTTAATCATCTTTCCCCCTTTGGTCATGGGACTCAAGCTGGATTTCTGTGCTTCCAAAATCATTGATCACTTTATGTGTGAAACATCTCCTATCCTACAGATCTCTTGCACAAACACACATGTCCTTGAAATGATGTCTTTAGTCTTAGCTGTGCTGACACTCGTGATCACATTGGTATTAGTGATTCTCTCTTATGCTTGCATTGTTAGGACCATTCTGAAATtcccttctgcacagcaaaggaccAAAGCTTTCTCCACCTGTACTTCCCACATGATTGTGGTCTCCATGACATATGGTAGCTGTATCTTTATGTATATAAAGCCATCGGCAAAAGAAAGAGTGACTGTATCCAAAGGTGTAGCTTTGCTGTATACCTCAGTTGCCCCTTTACTAAATCCCTTCATCTATACTCTAAGGAACCAGCAGGTGAAAGAAGTCTTCTGGGATGTATTACACAagattttgtgtttttcaaaaaacaaaatttaa